The Haloterrigena turkmenica DSM 5511 genome includes the window CCCTTGTTGACCGTCGCACGTCTCTCGTCTCCCGCCGCCCGTTTCCCGCTTCCCGTCCGTCTCCCGGCCGTCCGATTCCGGCGGCGAGGATCTCAGGCCGGTCGTCCGACCGTGTACAGGAACAGCGGCGTCTGCCCGGCGGCTCGTGGCGCGAAGAAGTCCGTCACGATGTCGTCGTAGAACGTCAGTCCGGTCCCGCCCAGCGTCCGGTGGGCGTAGGTCCCCAGATACAGCCGTCCCGCGGTCAGGGCAGCCTCGAGTTGGGCCGCGCGATAGCCGCGGTCACCGAACTCCTCGACGAGCGCCTCCAAGTCGGTCAGGAAATAGATGCAGACGGCGGCATCGCCGCCCAACCGCTGGTCCAGCGCGAGGTGGCTCGCTTCGCGTCGGAACTCGCCCGACTGGAGGCGCTCGAGTTCGCCCGCGTCGGGGTGGTAGTGGTAGCTGCCCGACTCGAGACCGTCGACGCCGTTGACGATCAGGTAGGGGTCGACGAACGAGAGCGGCGGGTCGACGCCGGTCTCGCTCCGATCGTCCCTGCCCCGCACGTCCATCGGCACGCCGCGAACGGCCCGATCGAGCATGGTCGAGAGCTGTCGGAAGCTGATCGGTTCGCGCTCGTACTCGCGACAGGAGCCGCGTCGACGGATCGTTCGATGGAGGGGGCGGCTCGAGGCCGTCTCCGGATCGACCGGCTCGAGCGAGACGCGCTCGCCGTTGCCGGGGTCTCGGGTGCCGATCGTCCGGTTCTCCGTCGGTCCCCTGGCGCGCCACGACTCGGTGGCGCCGCCGTCCTCGAGCGTTCCGGCCTGCCAGGCCTCGTGGATCAGCGGAAATTCCCGTTCGTTCGATGAGAGAGGTTCAGTAGCGGGATCGATCGGGTCGATATCGGCGGACGCCGGACTCGGAACGGGCGCGTCCGCGCCGATTGGGACGATCTCGAGGGGCGCCTCGCGCTCGGGGTCGACACCGAGCAGGTCGGCGACGGGGCGATCGGCGAAACCGGTGACGACCTCGGCGCGATAGTCCAGCGCGTGGGCGACCGCGAGCAGGTTCGCCAGCGTCGTCCCCGAATCCCAGAAGGCGTGGCGGAAGGTTCGTGCCTCGTACTTCCAGGCGTTTCGCCACCACGTCGAAGTCGCGACGACCGACAGCGGCGCGTCAGCGACGGGATCGTACTCGCTTGCGGCCGCGAGGACGCCGCGGTGGTCGCCCTCGCGGAGGACGTCGAGCGAGCAGGTGCGGGGATCGAAGTGGTAGACGCCGGCCTCGAGATCGAGATCGGCGTTCGAGTCGTTACCCGGCCCCTCGAGGTCGCCACAGACGACGTACAGATCGACGTGGTAGAGCGCGCCGGTGGTCGCCGCCGCCCGGAACAGTTTCGTCCGGTTTCGGAGGTCGATCGCCTTCGTGATGCCCGCGGCGTAGTAACAGAGCGTCGTGACGGTCTCGCGGTCCGGGTCGCGACCGCGCCTCGAGTCGCCGTCGGGCGTCGGCTCGGCGATCGCCGACAGCGCCGGCTGCTGGGGCGGCCGGATCCGCTCGACGAGCGGTATCGACGGCAGGTCGACGTACGCCTTGTACGGCCGCGGCTTGTTGTCGAAGTTCAGCCCCGTACTCCCCTCGCGGACGCTTCTGGGCGAGTGTTTCGTCCGTTCGTGGTACTCGAGTGCGCCGGCCGGCATGCGCCGAGTTACCACGCCGGTCGCCAAAAACCGGGCGGGAACTTTTTCTCGCTTCGGTTGGATACGACCCTCGAGAAGCAATGGACCTCGAGACGATCCCGGGCGTGGGCGAAAAGACCGCTCGGGCGCTGGAAGCGCTCGACGAGCCCGAGCGCGCGCTGCGGCGGGGCGACGTCGCGACGATCGCGACCGCGCCGGGGATCACCCAGGGACGGGCCGCCCGCATCGCGCGCGGCGCGATCCGGCAGGAACACGACGACCCCGGCGGCTTCCTCGCGACCGATCGCGCACGAGAGGTCTACCGGGAAGTCCTCTCCCTGCTGAAAGCGCGGACCGTCACCGACTACGCCGCCCAGCGACTCGAGACGATCTATCCGAGTCCGCGCCGGTCGCGCATCGAGGACGTGCAGGCGTTCGCCCGCGAGGCGATCGACCGCGACTACGACGACGCGGTGCTCGAGGCCCTCGAGGGGCTCGAACCGCTCCGGAATCCGGGCGACGTCCGCGTCCGCGAGCGCTGTCTGGCGACGACCGACGCCGAGCGCTACTCCGAAGCGCGGGAGGCGATTCCGGAACTCTCCGTCGAGGTCGTCGAGGACGCCCAGGGACTGGCCGAACTCGCGCGCGGCTACTCGACGGTGATCGCCTTGGACGAATCCTTCGCCGGCGTCACTCTCGAGGGCGACGTGCAAGTCAAACCCGACGCGCTCGAGAACCCCGCCGAAGTCGTCCCGGAGCGGCCGCTATCGTTCTTCGCGCGCAACCGGGACCGCCTGCAGGCGGCCGTCGAGGTACATCAGGTCGCGGGTCTCGAACCGGCCTGCGACCTCGCAGCCCTCGAGGACGGCCTCTCCCGGCTCGACGAGGACGGCACCGTCGCGGGCGACGACGAACTCGACCGGCTGACGACGGCTGTCGACGATCTGGACGCGGCCGCGAGCGCGGCCGAGAGCGTGGCCAACGACCGCCTGCGGGAGGCCATCCGTGAGCAGGACGTGACCATCGAAGGCTCGGACCTGCTCTCGCTGGTC containing:
- a CDS encoding SagB/ThcOx family dehydrogenase, with translation MPAGALEYHERTKHSPRSVREGSTGLNFDNKPRPYKAYVDLPSIPLVERIRPPQQPALSAIAEPTPDGDSRRGRDPDRETVTTLCYYAAGITKAIDLRNRTKLFRAAATTGALYHVDLYVVCGDLEGPGNDSNADLDLEAGVYHFDPRTCSLDVLREGDHRGVLAAASEYDPVADAPLSVVATSTWWRNAWKYEARTFRHAFWDSGTTLANLLAVAHALDYRAEVVTGFADRPVADLLGVDPEREAPLEIVPIGADAPVPSPASADIDPIDPATEPLSSNEREFPLIHEAWQAGTLEDGGATESWRARGPTENRTIGTRDPGNGERVSLEPVDPETASSRPLHRTIRRRGSCREYEREPISFRQLSTMLDRAVRGVPMDVRGRDDRSETGVDPPLSFVDPYLIVNGVDGLESGSYHYHPDAGELERLQSGEFRREASHLALDQRLGGDAAVCIYFLTDLEALVEEFGDRGYRAAQLEAALTAGRLYLGTYAHRTLGGTGLTFYDDIVTDFFAPRAAGQTPLFLYTVGRPA